The Puntigrus tetrazona isolate hp1 chromosome 13, ASM1883169v1, whole genome shotgun sequence genome contains the following window.
CACGGAGGTTCAACATCCCCCTCCCCGCGATGAGACCCCTGTTGGTGCTGGAGGAGGacaggaaggaggaggaggaggaggaggaggaggagaggaaggaggaggaggagaagcagagggaggaggaggaggaggaggagaagagggaGTAGGacaggaaggaggaggaggagagaagcagagggaggaggaggaggagagggagtAGGACAGGAAGGAGGAAGAGCAGGAGagaaggaggagaggaagagcaAGAAGTGGTGGCAGAGGCTGCGCTCTTTCTTCAGAGCTGCCAAAAAACAGCCTCCAGCTCACAGCTCAGGTCAGggagagcagcagcagcaagaTGAGGGAGAGAAGAGGAAGGTGGCATGGGCAGGAAGAAGTAGTGATGGTACACGGCACAACCATGAGAATGCGTTTCGTTTTTAAACTACTTTGATCATATAAAAACAGATAGCATAAAATtcaatatagaaatgtatatcGGCACACATTACACCAAATCCTATTGAGTTATTCTGTTTTTTAACAGACTACATCTTCAGCCGCTACGCCATTGGTGATCAGCTGGGGAAAGGCGGTTTTGGCGTGGTGTATGAAGGGAGACGTTTGGATGACGATCTTAAAGtaagttaatataaataagacACAAACTAGCAGGCAACGGTTTGTCTCATCCTCACCCTCTTTGTGTTTCTTAagttcatttttgattttgttcatCAGGTGGCTGTGAAATATGTCACAAAGACTCAGCACATGGAGTGTATTATCATCGTAAGTACATGGCACtgtacaaacaatataaaatataacatcatCTCACGTTAACATTAGCACAAGTACCTATTTGTCTTCTTCTAGCCCGATCATCCAAACCCTCTTCCGAAAGAGATCGCCCTCACCATCCTGGCCAACAAAGGTCACAGAGTGCCGGAGATAATCAGGCTGCTGGACTGGACGGACCACCCTGACCACTTCGTCCTGGTCCTGGAATGTCCCTCTCCCTGCGAGAACCTGGTAGAGTTCATGAGGCGTCATGGTGGAAGAATCGATGAAGAAACGACGCGCCAGATCATGTGGCAGGCGACTTACGCTGCACACAAGTGCTGCCTCCGCAGAGTCTTCCACCGTGACGTCAAACTGGAGAACCTACTGATCAACATCGAGACATCCGAAGTCAAGCTGATTGACTTCGGATGCGGGGACATTCTGGGGACTTCACCCTACAAGTCCTACCACGGTATGTTTCAGATGATTCCCTTCTTCTGATAGATAAAGAACAATCATGCTGCGCTAAAGCAAACTTAAACTCCACTCTGGTCCAGGCACAGCAAAGTACTCCCCTCCAGAGTACCACCGCAGGGGAGAGTACCACGGCTGGCCAGCGACGGTCTGGTCACTAGGGGTCGTGATGTTCGCACTGTTGTGTGGACACTTCCCTAGCGACCATGACCTGTTGCTGCTGCAGAAGAAGCGCTGGTCCAAACCTGGCCTGTCAAAAGGTGAGATCTTAATTCAGAATCATACCAAACATCTTACAGCTTAGAATAACATGATGAAATAGAACAGCTGTGAAGTTTAAGGTAAGAAAGTAACGTATTTGCCGTCTTCCTGCACAGAATGCTGTGACCTCCTCGGGGCTCTCCTCCAAGAAAAGCCCATCCGGAGACTTGGTTTGGGGCAAATCGTGTTCCACAGCTGGTTTATGGTAGGGAACCTGAGATCAGCTATAAAGAATTCATTACTGGTGGGAAGGAACCAAAAGGTCCGACCcgttctctttctgttttgtttcaggcCCTCTTGTAGGACCGCTCCAGTTGGTGCTCTTCATCCCTCCTCTCGCCTTTGCGTCTTGCGGGGCGAGCAGGCCTCGTGTAGCGTCTTGCGCCCCGGCTTGAGGAAGCAGTATTTGCGTCTGGCGGTACTGCTTCCGGAGGGATgtgtacatattgtatatatggACATACTTCTTTTGATTgatacttttagtttttatctttgagaatttaatgttttgttttgtattgacTTAAATCTGACGTAAAACTCTGAATTGGTTtctaaatgtttgtgtaattgGCATGATACAACTTTACCtgaataataagaataataaattgttatatttgacTTATCCTGGACTCTCTGAAATCATTCTTTCGAGTAGATTAATGTGTGGTACTGGGTATTGTGGCAGGACAGAGCATAATTAACACATAATTAAcacataattaacatttttaatcttttgccATCATTAACAGAGTGATGTTGTTTGGTATTTTGTGGTTATTGAGTTAGATGTCCTTTTTGTTCAGAGGTAGTTCACTTAAGGCATCATAAGCACCCTTCAGCCTCTGAGTAATGTTGGAACTGTCCAGCCGTGTCGAGGGTTCAGTGAAACAGCCGCCTGAATTCCTAAGCGACACTGGGTCCATAATGAAAAAAGGATTAAAATTATGGCGTTATAATAATGTAACTCTGAATTGgcttctaaatgtttttgttatttgcatgatacaataataataataataataaattgttatatttgagattagggatgcaccgataccGGTATCTGGTATCGGCCTCGATACCACATTTTCTAAAGTACTCGTACTCGTTAAAAGTCCCCCGATACCAGGGACCGATACCACAGTCTGAGAATTGTCTATGTTTGAGCGGCGTGTAGGTTAATCACAGGCCCCGCCCCCAGACCCCGGCTGCAGCTCAGAGCGGGTAGAAGGCGAGGCGAAACATGTCAGCCGTGTGGAACTATTTCAAAGTAaatgaaggcgacaaaacaaaGGCGGACTGCAAATTGTGCTCAGCGAAATTGTCCAGAGGAGGCTCAAAAGGTAGCGCATTTAACAATTATCGAGTACATTGCACTCTCGGAGGTAGAAAATGTGGGATTCCTGCGTCTCCTTCATGTTCTGGAGCTGCCGCTACATGACTGACACGGAGCTGCCTAAACTACACGACTccgtgaaaaaaaacatatccacaGCGTACTGCAAACCTCCTCTGCGTTTAGTTTCACCACGGATATTTGGACAAGCAGTGTTAGCCCCGTGTCGCTAATTAGCCTAACCTCCCAGTGGACAGACGAGAGTTTCACGCCGCAACGAGCCATATTACATGCGAAACAATTCCGCGGCTCGCACACCAGCCAGGCTATAGCGCATGTGTTTGAGGAAATGCTCCAGACATGGGGTATACCTAAAACATCAGTACATgttgtacatgtacatatattaattCCTACCTCAGTTGCACTGACTGCCACAGTTCTATGTTGGTGGATGTTGttagtttattcaaatattgtgCACTAAATAGcaaagatgtttattaatgcCCCTTGTGTTGTCCAAAGCGGCACAGTttacaacaaactgaaaaaaatacttgagttgcactgtcactgtttacattttgacaattatttattctgtaatatgttgcatacaacatgcttttcattttaaatgttcttaattTCAAACTAgtcccttgtttttttttttgttaaattatatgaCTAAAGCTGTTACCTGtaaatttaaatcatgtttttattaagtactcGGTATCGGTATCGGCGAGTACTGAAATGCAAGTACTCATACTCGTACTcgttttccaaaaaagtggtatcggtgcatccctatTTGAGATTACAGGATTTAACTTTGCTCTTATTTCGGAGTTGCAGCTATGTTTGTGTCATCTCTCCCTCAAGAGGTGTCCTAGCTAacaattttaagttatttaaagtaGTTTACAGTAATGTTCCTGTTGTTCTTAGAACgttcaaaatgtactttttttagtagttttattaaGGTTATTGTTTGGTTGTAaagaatgttattaaaatgttcttagaATGTTCCACTAACAATGCAGTGACAATGTTTTTTatgcactgtaaaaagcaaTCAGTTGATTTAAATTGAGAAAACCTTGATAGTATTAAAGAAACTAAATTTCTGCAAAATTAAAGGAAGAGTGTAAAGTGAACTTGACAATTTAATCCAGCTCCGTTCACTTCCCTTCAGTGTCTCTGCAATTAAGTCGTTAATACACCcaaagaatggagaaaaacctGTCCAGATGAAGCAACATGGTGTTTGTCATTGTGGTCTTTGCTGAGGTTTCGTGTCAATGGCTGTATAGTTAATGAGGTCTTCACTGGGGATCTGTCTTTGGGGCTCATCTAGTTGACATGGTCTCTGCTGACATTCAGCTCTGTAGAGTTGtctccaccatctgatctggatacagaCTTGATCCAGTGACTTTGGAATAAGAagaaaacagactaatattagcaaagATGCCATGCTTCTTAAGATGTAACAAGTAGATCAGATGATACTGACTTTGTTATTGTAAATGAGACGCAGCCTTTTTGGGACTAATTTAGCAGACATTACAATTACCccacattttctttacatattgcAAGACTGTCAAAGTAAATAACTTACCACACTGCGACCACACAAAGAAGAACGCCTAATCCTTTGAACGGTCCTGAAACTTCTGCTTAGCGTATGCCTGAAATTATGTGATAGCCATTTACACAAAATGCTTAACTAGGAATAACCGCAGCCTCTTTTATATCGTTTGACAAAACACTCTTTGGTTGCATTCAATCAAAACTCATGCAAATCAGTTTACAGgcagtgtgtttgtatattgAAAAAAACCCAGAACATAGAAACTTTACTTAACATTCAGTAGATAATTTAGTTTAGAAGATGTTCTGCtcaacaaatattttgaaattttatatttttacaaatatacaaaaaaaaaaaaaaaaaaaaaaagttactattaggatcaaataaatgatcagaataaaaaaacaaaccttacCGTTCCAAAACGTTTGACTAGTTTGTTAACCAGTTGGAgctcaaatgaaagaaaaaaaaaatcattttcacctCAACTGCAATTAACCAATTAAAAGGCCTGGTATATTCAAAGACTGTACGCCCATTGTTCATGCAATAGTGTAGTGTTCACATACCTGAATTATAACTGCATGCACAATAATGAAAAGCACACAACATGAAGGGTCTCCATATATACAGCAGAGTCTGATGTGGCAGGAGGAACTAGAACTGGTGTCTTCACtgaaacaaaagattaaaaagactaaaaactTGAACATATATGATATGAGAATATGATCTAACTCTAACAAGTACTGGCCAGATTTCCAGGTAAACGAATGggttaaaatcacaaaaactgcTGTAATTTTTCAAGTGAGTGTGCTTGAGAAGCACTGAAATCAATGTACTTCAATGCTGGAACTATTGGCCGCTTCATGACATGCTTTACTTCCGCATTCCTGTtcatataaaatgaacaaaatgcagtgaatgaacaaaagagaaatctaaatcaaatcagtaTTTGGTGAgaccaccctttgccttcaaaacgGCAGCTATTCttctaggtacacttgcacacagtttttgaaggaactcagCTGGTAGGTTGCTCCAAACATTTTGGAGAACTGACCATAGATCGtctgtggatgtaggctttctcactcttcgtgtaatcccagacacactcgatgatgttgagatcagggctctgtgggggccatgccatgacttcttgttcttctttacgctgaagatagttcttaatgactttggctgtatgtttggggtctttgtcctgctgcagaataaatttcGGACCAGTCTGCCTGATGGTATTGCATGATTGATAAGTATCTGCCCGTATTTCTCAGCATTAATaacaccattaatcctgaccatttgcagaaatgcagccccaaacgttcaaggaacctccaccatgcttccctgttgcctgcagacactcattattgtaccGCTCTCCAGCCCTTCGAAGAACAAACTGCCTTCTGCTGCatccaaatatttaaaattttgcctCATCAGTCCATAGCACCTGCTCCGGCCTTGGTCCCACGTCAGAGGTATGGCTTTTTGGCAGCAACTCTTGCATGAAGACCACTTCTGGCCAGACTTCACCAGACAGTAGATGGGTGTACCTGGGTCCCACTGGTTTCTGCAAGTGGATGGCACTGTGTTTACTATCCTCAACGTTGCCCATTTCattgtgcttcttcaaaagagcttttaacagcacatcttgaaagcccagtctgctttgaaatctttgtctgggagagaccttgttgatgcagtagAACTACTGTGACGTGCGTCCCGAGGATCAATCGGCGTCGCCCTGGCAACCAACGTAGTGGACCTGGCTGCACCCATCACCGGCTGATCGGTCACATCTGCAGCTCATCCCGGCCTGGCTATAAAGCCACACTTGGCATAGCAGAAGCTGAGCATCGACTCCAATGCGAGAAGGAACTAACATTGTGTCTCAGATAGCAGCGTGTGACCGATCGGCCCACAGAGCACCCACGGATTCACTGCAACACAGAGGGAAAAGGATGGAGCACCCACTCGACGCACCGACTTCATCCTTTCATTCACTTtgtaaataaatccaccctccggggGTTTTGTTTCCAGCTCTTCTTATCGTGTGATTCTTTACCCCGTCACACTACTGCTGTGCTCAATCTTGTCATGACTTGAAACTATCTTTCACAaccttggtagcagagtttggctgttcctcaaccagttttaagcctcctacacagcGGTTTCTGTTTCAATTCATGACTGGGTTTCAACCTACGTGTGacattgatgatcattagcacttgTTTGGTATAACTGGTTGCTCATACACCCGACTGTAAAcctacaaaatccctgacttCAAGTGTACCTGTaagaattgatgctggtttgaaggcaaaagttagtaacaccaaatattgatttgaattagatttttcttttgctcaaaaacaaacaatcgttatttatatttctgaaagcattctttgtttgcAGCATTTTTTCTCACCTGCCTAAAACTCTTGCacagtactgtatgtatatacgtgCATATATATTGTTACGAACTGTTGAAGTCTAGGGTCCAGATCGTAACACTTAGGAAATGTATAACGGGATAGGTTGAACTTGACAGTGAAATGACCATACGATGCGGTTGAGGCTTAATTACAAGTTTATTTGGCCACCAAGAGCTGAAGCTACAGGAGAAGTAATGGTCTGAACTATTTACAGGTGCtatcatgaaaaaataaaggtcttagattaataaagaaaaaatatatataattgacaGAACTTGATATTAGGGAAAAGGAACTTGAGTGGTGCCCAaatcaaagaataaaataaaaccaagcaAGTCCCATAAGCTGCCCAAACCCCATAAcctaataaaagaaaaatgcagaaaagaaaCCGCGAGTCGTCGCTTGAACTCCCCTACTCTCgctaataacaaaaatacaaacagaggCGCTTACCACTGACCTAGTGTGTCTAACACAACAATACTACGTGCAAAGTGTACATCGCGCGATATGCTCACTTGTTCCAATTTCCCTAATTAAAAGGAATCTGATCAGTTCTCCATTGTACAGTCAAAGTTGAATATTAGATGCATAGTAAAGaataacaacacaaaacacaaagtgCACCGACGCGCAGCACAAACAAGCCTCCTTCTGAAGTTCACGGGAGGACCTTTAACCAGTCAGATGACAGTCGATTGGGCGAAGACGATGACGTCACAATTATGATCGACCGTTGACCCATCCAATCAGGAACCTAAGAGCAGACAggagggaggagaaagagaacACGCGCGTACTCCAAAGCACGTAACACTCCCACCCATAAGAGCAAACTATGGGGAATATATTTCACATGTTTGCGCCCTTAATTACATTACGCTCTTGACAAAGCATCCGCTACCATGTTATCCACGCCCTTTCTTATGCTTAATGACTAAATTATAATCTTGTATGATCAGAGCCCACCGCATCAAGCGTTGATTATGATTATACATGCATGACAGAAACACCAACGGATTATGATCGGTGAAAACACTAACTGGAAGACTAGACCCAACATAAACGTCAAAGTACTGCAAAGCCATCAACAGTGCTAGTGCCTCTTTCTCAATAGTCGAATAGTTCCACTGATGTTTATTGAACTTACgctgaaaaataacaaataggATGACTGATGTCATCCTCAGTCTCAAGTAGCACTGCACCTGCTCCAACTGCACTTGCATCTACCTACAACTTATAAGGCAGCGAGTTGTTCGGCGCTGCCAAGACAGGCGCGCTACAAAAAGATTCTTGATAACCTCAAACGCGTATTGACATTCCTCAGACCAGGTAAAAGAACGGGATGGACTAAGCATTGAAGTTAGCAGATGTGCGATGGTCGAAAGTTTTACAAAAACTACGATAGTAGCCAGCCATCCCCAAATATCTTCGGTTCCCTGCGAGTAGTTGGAACTGGGAATTCAACTATAGCGGCTACCTTCACTTCAACCGGACACACCTGACCTTGGCCGACTTCCTTGCCAAGGTATGTTATGGTTGCCTGACCAAACTCGCACTTCGCTAGATTTAAAGTCAGTGACGCTTTGGCAAGGCGATCAAACACGGTTCGAAGCAGAGAGACGTGTTCTGGCCAATCAGTCGTATAGACTACTAAATCGTCTAGGTAAGCATTACACTGTGGCACTCCCGCCAAAACAATATTGAGAAGCCGCTGAAAAGTTGCCGGTGCATTGCGCATTCCGAATGCCATCACTGAATACTGTAAGAAGTTGTCAGGTGTCACAAATGCTGAAATATCAGAAGCGCGAGGTGTTAGAGGCACTTGCCAGTATCCTTTTAATAGATCTAACTTACTGACATAACGGGCTGGTCCAAGATTGTCCACACAGTCCTCCATTCGTGGCAATGGAAAACAGTCTGGCACGGTTACGGCATTTACCTTACGATAGTCAGTGCAAAATTGAGCAGTGCCATCGCTCTTTGGAACAAGAATACATGGTGAACTCCATGGGCTACAACTAGGTTTGGCAAATCCATGCTTTAGCAAATACTCAACCTCAGTATTCATGGCGGACCTTTTCGCGCTATTCAAGCGATATGCGTGTTGCTTGATCGGAGTAGCGTCACCTACATCAATGTCATGTTGCAGAACTGTGGTACAAGAAGGCACATCATTAAACAGTGTAGGAAAATCAGTAATCAGCTGTATAATATCGCATTGTTGTTGATCAGACAAATGCGATAGATGAGAAGGTAAGTCACCTAACAGTTCTGAATTCTGTGACGTGACACCACATCATCATCAGTGTCAGCATCATCAACAAGATCCACAGCGCCACAGGCTGCAACCGAAGGAAAGATAGAAACGGCACTCTCATCTGGCCCTACAGCACTCTCTTGCAACGACTCTCTACCATGAAAAGCCTTTAACATATTAATGTGACACACgcgtgatttttttcttctgtctgGAGTGTGAACTACATAATCGGTATCGCTTAGTTTTCTCAACACCTCAATACGGACCAGAAAATCGTGATGACAAAGCAGAAACCGGTATAGACAAAAACACCAACACGCGATCACCTTCTGCAAATGTGCGTGGGACAGACTTACGATCGTGACTGACATTTCATCTTCTCCTGTGCAGATGCCGACTTTCTCGCCATAGCGCAAGCTTCATGCAGACGCTCACGGAATTTACTAATGTAATCTAACACATTAACTTTGGAGCTGGAATCAGGTGCGAGCATATTctctttaagcatttttaatggACCTCTGACAGTGTGACCGAACACTAAATCAGCAGGACTAAACCCAAGACTTTCTTGCACGGCTTCCCTTACCTCAAACAACACCAGCGGTACTCCTCATCCCAGTCCTTACCAGTGTCCAAACAGTACTTTCAGAGCATTGCCTTTAACGTCTGATGAAAACGTTTGAGCGCACCTTGACTTTCGGGATGATAGGTGCCCGCGACCCGATGGGAAATATTCAGTGTGCCCAAAACTTGTGCAAACAATTTCGAGAGGAAATTGGTACCTTGATCTGTTTGCACAACCTTCGGCAAACCGAATATAGAAAAGAACTTAACAAGAGCTTTAACGACAACCTGTGCCGTAATTTTTCTCAGAGGTATCGCCTCTGGAAAACGCGTAGCGCTACACATTACTGTCAACAAAAACTGGTTACAACTTCTTGTTTTAGGCAGGGGACCGACGCACTCAACGATAACGTGTTCGAACGGTTCACCTACAACCTGGGATTGGAACGAGCGCAGCACATGGAATTGTCTGATTTGGTTTACCCGTTAGCTGACGAGTGCGGCAAGTACGGCAGTAATGAGCAACACCAGCTTTTAAACAGggccaaaaaaagtgtttcaaaaCCCGGTGATATGTTTTCTTAATTCCTAGATGACCTGCCAGATCATGATCATGAGCAAGAAATAAAATTTGTTGTCGATAACATACAGGGATTACAACCTGGCGCACGACACTCCATTCAGGCCCATCTGCCATTACAGGAGACCACTTACGCATCAACAACCCGTCTTCAACAAAGTAAACGTATTTTCTCTGTTTCGCCTGTTCAACAGTAACAGCAACAGAGAAACACTTTCGAAGGCTCAAATCTTCTTTTTGTGCCGAAATTATTTTCTCACGAGTCACAAGTAACTTTAAATGACTCAAACTTAAATTGGGCTGAGTTTTCGTTACTTTTTCTGCGTCGTTAGGCAAAATCTCTTCCTTAAATATAGGCGCCATGAAGGAATGCGGACAAATCATCAGCATCTACCTGCCGAGCCTGAGCCCGAGTG
Protein-coding sequences here:
- the LOC122356772 gene encoding serine/threonine-protein kinase pim-1-like yields the protein MGQRNTKVSPMTVGEVYDQHLSTPPKPSTNTEVQHPPPRDETPVDYIFSRYAIGDQLGKGGFGVVYEGRRLDDDLKVAVKYVTKTQHMECIIIPDHPNPLPKEIALTILANKGHRVPEIIRLLDWTDHPDHFVLVLECPSPCENLVEFMRRHGGRIDEETTRQIMWQATYAAHKCCLRRVFHRDVKLENLLINIETSEVKLIDFGCGDILGTSPYKSYHGTAKYSPPEYHRRGEYHGWPATVWSLGVVMFALLCGHFPSDHDLLLLQKKRWSKPGLSKECCDLLGALLQEKPIRRLGLGQIVFHSWFMALL